A stretch of the Streptococcus himalayensis genome encodes the following:
- the fic gene encoding protein adenylyltransferase Fic — protein sequence MVLENRLEITDSLELARQEEKISKIRAKRLFEENLIADKPAGTVATLLFIHHFLFEEIYEFAGHVRTVNLAKGNFRFAPVMYLQTSLDHIEKMSQSTFEEIVEKYVEMNIAHPFREGNGRSMRIWLDHLLKVELGQVIDWSKVDKEDYLLAMERSPIRDTEMKHVLKQALTDDITSRELYMKGIDHSYYYEGYSLYQTVNLSS from the coding sequence ATGGTTTTAGAAAATAGATTGGAAATAACAGATTCTCTCGAATTGGCTAGACAGGAAGAAAAAATCAGTAAAATTCGTGCCAAACGTTTATTTGAAGAAAATCTTATAGCTGATAAACCAGCAGGGACTGTTGCGACACTTTTATTTATCCATCATTTTCTTTTTGAGGAAATCTATGAATTTGCTGGTCATGTGCGGACAGTTAATCTAGCGAAAGGAAATTTCCGTTTTGCGCCGGTCATGTATTTACAGACCTCGCTTGATCATATCGAAAAGATGTCTCAATCTACTTTTGAAGAGATTGTGGAGAAGTATGTGGAAATGAATATTGCCCATCCTTTTCGTGAGGGAAATGGCCGAAGTATGCGTATTTGGTTAGACCACCTGTTAAAAGTTGAGTTAGGACAGGTGATTGACTGGTCGAAAGTTGATAAAGAAGATTACCTACTTGCTATGGAAAGAAGCCCTATTCGAGATACGGAAATGAAGCATGTATTAAAACAGGCATTAACAGATGATATTACAAGTCGAGAACTGTATATGAAAGGGATTGACCACAGTTATTACTACGAAGGTTACAGCTTGTATCAAACGGTAAATCTGTCATCTTAA
- the parE gene encoding DNA topoisomerase IV subunit B, producing the protein MAKKEININNYNDDAIQVLEGLDAVRKRPGMYIGSTDGAGLHHLVWEIVDNAVDEALSGFGDQIDVTIHKDGSLSVSDHGRGMPVGMHAMGIPTVEVIFTVLHAGGKFGQGGYKTSGGLHGVGSSVVNALSSWLEVEITRDGAVYRQRFETGGKPVTGLEKVGTAPKSKSGTKVRFMPDSSIFSTTDFKYNTIAERLNESAFLLKQVTLTLLDERTGEESQFHYENGVQDFVSYLNEDKETLTPVLYFDGEESGFQVEVALQYNDGYSDNILSFVNNVRTKDGGTHETGLKTAITKAMNDYARKTGLLKEKDKNLEGSDYREGLAAVLSILVPEEHLQFEGQTKDKLGSPLARPAVDSIVSEKLTFFLLENGELASNLIRKAIRARDAREAARKARDESRNGKKNKKDKGLLSGKLTPAQSKNAAKNELYLVEGDSAGGSAKQGRDRKFQAILPLRGKVINTAKAKMADILKNEEINTMIYTIGAGVGSDFNLEDANYDKIIIMTDADTDGAHIQTLLLTFFYRYMRPLVEAGKVYIALPPLYKMSKGKGKQEKIAYAWSDNELEQLRKDFGKGAMLQRYKGLGEMNADQLWETTMNPDTRTLIRVTIEDLARAERRVSVLMGDKVEPRRKWIEDNVKFTLEEATVF; encoded by the coding sequence GTGGCAAAAAAGGAAATCAATATTAACAATTACAATGATGATGCGATTCAAGTCTTAGAAGGGCTGGATGCGGTCCGGAAACGTCCTGGGATGTATATTGGGTCAACCGACGGGGCTGGACTCCATCATTTGGTCTGGGAAATTGTGGACAATGCAGTCGATGAAGCCTTATCAGGATTTGGAGACCAGATTGATGTCACCATTCATAAAGACGGTAGCCTGAGTGTATCGGACCATGGGCGTGGTATGCCCGTTGGGATGCACGCCATGGGGATTCCGACAGTAGAGGTTATTTTTACAGTGCTTCATGCCGGAGGTAAATTCGGTCAGGGTGGTTATAAGACTTCAGGAGGCTTACATGGTGTAGGCTCTTCTGTAGTGAATGCCCTATCTAGTTGGCTAGAAGTGGAAATTACACGTGACGGAGCTGTGTATCGCCAGCGTTTTGAAACTGGTGGTAAACCGGTAACAGGACTGGAAAAGGTTGGGACAGCTCCCAAGTCTAAGTCTGGCACTAAGGTTCGTTTTATGCCAGATAGCAGTATTTTTTCAACGACTGATTTCAAGTACAATACCATTGCGGAGCGGTTAAATGAGTCAGCCTTTCTCTTGAAACAAGTAACCTTGACCCTACTGGATGAGCGGACAGGAGAAGAAAGCCAATTCCACTATGAAAATGGCGTGCAGGATTTCGTTAGTTATCTGAATGAAGACAAGGAAACCTTGACACCTGTTCTGTATTTCGATGGGGAAGAGAGTGGATTCCAAGTTGAAGTGGCGCTTCAGTATAATGATGGCTATTCAGATAATATTCTTTCCTTTGTCAACAACGTTCGTACCAAAGACGGTGGAACGCATGAGACAGGGCTTAAGACTGCCATTACCAAGGCCATGAATGACTATGCTAGAAAAACAGGTCTTCTCAAGGAAAAGGACAAAAACTTGGAAGGATCCGATTACCGAGAAGGTCTGGCAGCTGTCCTGTCGATCTTGGTACCTGAGGAGCATTTGCAGTTTGAAGGACAGACCAAGGACAAGCTAGGCAGCCCCCTTGCTCGTCCAGCAGTTGATAGTATCGTATCTGAAAAATTAACCTTCTTTCTTTTGGAAAATGGCGAATTAGCTTCTAATCTCATTCGCAAGGCCATTCGGGCAAGAGATGCGAGAGAAGCAGCACGCAAAGCCCGCGATGAAAGCCGAAATGGTAAGAAAAACAAGAAGGATAAGGGCCTCTTATCAGGGAAATTAACCCCAGCCCAGTCCAAAAATGCAGCCAAAAACGAACTTTATCTGGTCGAGGGAGATTCAGCCGGCGGATCTGCCAAACAAGGACGAGATCGCAAATTTCAGGCTATTTTGCCCCTTCGAGGAAAGGTTATCAATACCGCCAAGGCTAAGATGGCAGACATTCTCAAAAATGAAGAAATCAATACCATGATTTATACCATTGGAGCTGGTGTTGGTTCGGACTTTAATCTGGAAGATGCCAATTACGACAAGATTATCATCATGACCGATGCGGATACGGATGGAGCTCATATTCAGACACTCCTCTTAACCTTTTTCTACCGCTATATGCGTCCCTTAGTGGAGGCTGGTAAGGTCTATATTGCACTGCCGCCACTTTATAAGATGAGTAAGGGAAAAGGTAAGCAGGAAAAAATTGCCTACGCGTGGTCGGATAATGAACTGGAGCAACTCCGCAAGGACTTCGGCAAGGGTGCCATGTTGCAACGCTACAAGGGCCTTGGAGAGATGAACGCAGACCAGCTCTGGGAAACCACCATGAATCCTGACACCCGTACGCTGATTCGTGTGACTATTGAAGATTTAGCAAGAGCGGAACGCCGAGTATCGGTCCTCATGGGAGATAAGGTTGAACCTCGCCGCAAGTGGATTGAAGATAACGTCAAGTTTACCTTGGAAGAAGCGACGGTGTTTTAA
- a CDS encoding DUF1694 domain-containing protein: protein MTDLHEFIQQQAAGGLKVKPDEQRKFLETFEERVIVDATLEEINNPLLKEYFSHILTAIKADFQPVLVKISPMMTTKDQLFYLKTAQDLGCESTIVSEDCQSPLGLVIHTDHAVEIEDKDMMTRYAPLLLPAEEKATQKTKKLSFWKKLFQ, encoded by the coding sequence ATGACAGATCTACATGAATTCATCCAACAACAGGCTGCAGGTGGGCTAAAAGTGAAGCCCGATGAACAGCGAAAATTTCTGGAAACCTTTGAAGAGCGGGTAATTGTCGATGCGACCTTGGAAGAGATTAACAATCCGCTGTTAAAAGAGTATTTCTCCCACATACTTACAGCGATTAAGGCAGATTTTCAGCCTGTTTTGGTCAAAATCTCTCCAATGATGACAACCAAGGATCAATTGTTTTATCTCAAAACTGCCCAAGATTTGGGCTGTGAATCAACGATTGTCAGCGAAGATTGCCAGTCTCCTTTGGGACTCGTTATTCATACAGACCATGCTGTGGAAATAGAAGACAAGGATATGATGACTCGCTATGCTCCTCTCTTGTTACCAGCAGAAGAAAAGGCTACACAGAAAACTAAAAAACTTTCCTTTTGGAAAAAATTATTTCAATAA
- a CDS encoding glycerate kinase family protein, producing MHILIAPDSFKESLTAEEVAICIQTGLSEALPTATFDLMPVGDGGEGTIASLNQVLGAERQELLVTGPFGEQVVMPYGRKGSLALFEMADLVGLGLIPREKRNPLALETRGLGELLVHLAKDGVTKVLVGVGGSATNDGGLGLAAGLGYAFFDEDGHRLQAKGSSLGRVARVSSECVPKEIFQLELQILTDVCNPLCGPEGATYVFGEQKGLPSFLMPAVDQAMEQFYSTFYSDVLSLAGAGAGGGVTAGLVAFAGGKIVSGIDVCLDLLDFEERCQKADLLIVGEGKMDRQSIRGKAPFGVARRAPKHVPVLAICGSLGADLPAFPIENIKAAFSILRQVESLEETLLHAKENVIRTARNIGNILKISE from the coding sequence ATGCATATTTTGATTGCCCCAGATTCCTTTAAGGAGAGCTTGACAGCTGAGGAAGTGGCGATTTGTATCCAGACCGGGTTGTCTGAGGCTCTGCCGACAGCGACATTTGATCTCATGCCTGTGGGCGATGGAGGGGAAGGAACGATTGCTAGTTTAAATCAGGTTTTAGGAGCAGAACGTCAGGAACTCCTTGTGACTGGTCCTTTTGGAGAGCAGGTAGTCATGCCGTATGGACGAAAAGGATCCTTAGCCTTGTTTGAAATGGCAGATTTGGTTGGTTTGGGCCTCATTCCACGAGAAAAACGAAATCCCCTAGCCTTAGAAACGAGAGGATTGGGAGAATTATTGGTTCATTTGGCCAAAGACGGTGTGACAAAAGTCTTGGTCGGTGTCGGTGGTTCTGCGACAAATGATGGGGGTCTGGGCCTTGCAGCTGGTCTTGGCTATGCATTTTTTGATGAGGACGGTCATCGTTTGCAGGCCAAAGGGAGTTCGCTGGGGCGTGTGGCACGCGTATCCTCAGAATGTGTGCCAAAGGAGATTTTTCAACTTGAACTTCAGATTTTAACCGATGTTTGCAATCCCTTGTGTGGACCTGAAGGGGCAACGTATGTCTTTGGAGAACAAAAAGGTTTGCCCTCCTTTCTCATGCCTGCTGTGGATCAGGCGATGGAACAATTTTACAGCACCTTTTATTCCGACGTGTTATCCCTAGCAGGAGCGGGGGCTGGAGGAGGAGTGACCGCAGGCTTAGTCGCTTTTGCTGGGGGCAAGATTGTCTCGGGCATTGATGTATGCTTGGATTTGCTCGATTTTGAGGAGCGGTGCCAGAAGGCTGATCTCTTGATTGTCGGCGAAGGCAAGATGGATCGTCAGTCTATCAGGGGAAAGGCACCTTTTGGTGTGGCAAGACGAGCTCCTAAGCATGTGCCAGTCCTTGCCATCTGTGGCAGTTTGGGAGCAGACCTTCCAGCTTTTCCAATCGAGAATATAAAAGCAGCTTTTTCCATTCTTAGACAAGTGGAAAGCTTAGAGGAGACCTTGCTTCATGCCAAGGAAAATGTGATTCGTACGGCTCGTAATATTGGCAATATCTTAAAAATCAGCGAATGA
- the serB gene encoding phosphoserine phosphatase SerB, protein MTAVTGLLVMDVDSTLIQEEVIDLLGEAAGVGEQVARITERAMRGELEFKEALYARVALLKGLPQSIFEEVLDKVHVTKGAHELIDRLKHEGYKIGVVSGGFHETVDSIASQLGIDYVMANRLEIKDGFLTGQVLGEIITKETKKECLLHWARENQLAISQTVAVGDGANDLPMIQTAGIGIAFNAKPVVRKAAPYQINEYDLYQVWHLIQSVKRK, encoded by the coding sequence ATGACAGCAGTAACAGGTCTTTTGGTTATGGATGTGGATAGCACCCTTATTCAAGAAGAAGTCATTGATTTACTGGGAGAAGCAGCGGGTGTTGGAGAGCAGGTAGCTAGGATTACTGAGCGAGCTATGCGAGGGGAATTAGAGTTTAAAGAGGCTCTTTATGCCCGTGTAGCGCTTTTAAAGGGTCTTCCCCAAAGTATTTTTGAGGAGGTCTTGGATAAGGTTCATGTGACCAAGGGGGCCCATGAATTGATTGACAGGCTCAAGCATGAGGGCTATAAAATTGGCGTGGTATCGGGTGGTTTTCACGAAACTGTGGACAGCATCGCTAGCCAATTAGGGATTGATTATGTCATGGCCAATCGCTTGGAAATCAAAGATGGTTTTCTAACAGGGCAGGTACTGGGTGAGATTATCACCAAAGAAACCAAGAAGGAGTGTCTTCTGCACTGGGCAAGGGAAAATCAGCTAGCCATTTCTCAGACGGTTGCCGTGGGCGATGGGGCAAATGATTTACCGATGATTCAGACAGCAGGAATTGGAATTGCCTTTAACGCTAAGCCTGTGGTGCGAAAAGCCGCTCCGTATCAGATTAACGAATACGATTTGTATCAGGTCTGGCATCTGATTCAATCTGTGAAGAGAAAGTAG
- a CDS encoding twin-arginine translocase TatA/TatE family subunit yields the protein MGILRDIGAPGMIILVLGALLIFGPKRLPELGESIGKMISSFKKAMENGEEKEEGKDK from the coding sequence ATGGGAATCTTACGTGATATTGGTGCACCGGGAATGATTATCTTGGTCTTGGGCGCCCTCTTGATTTTTGGACCAAAACGCTTACCAGAGTTGGGCGAATCGATTGGTAAAATGATCTCATCCTTTAAAAAAGCCATGGAAAATGGTGAAGAAAAAGAAGAAGGTAAGGATAAATGA